The following are from one region of the Megachile rotundata isolate GNS110a chromosome 15, iyMegRotu1, whole genome shotgun sequence genome:
- the LOC100877316 gene encoding uncharacterized protein LOC100877316 isoform X2, giving the protein MTLPVSNYQELLIQVRELTHETIRLQRQLSSDLFDNADPPDVNHNFSLGQKNYENGKHLTDNVIRQFEKNRKNETGQNPLAEYNNFRYRPRFCQNLESTEGIRAGELTSRLLTWRNRSHRPTTLQEDAEECQKRAERFSDECRVSRGSVIGVSVEGAGSWRAQRRPHDIELPTPLSSVAAHELESSVDGAAFNPVVATATTSARCPLLKTPSSSSNSLPVNANFRPTLYLGTVIAETSKEDAMEPEVKEEDERRSSTPSPEIYSRRNKRYNEGGSSEEDNKPDTSLQGHRLPSSYRGTWPIRRDVWANQQMGFSPQQSTSTTVHNDVASVMSFSSNSGTALGCSTEMQGDRRLGAKVDVVYNLLGMLGSTEGREDMSATLLSMSNSIDNCLIMRQSGCLPLLVQLIHAPGQDPETREKASRALHNIVHAKSDERAGRREARVLRFLEQLRDYCQALRTSLETGQVPDDLERHPGPTIAALMKLSFDEAHRHAMCQLGGLHAVAELIEMDHMAHGSECDDQNCITLRRYAGMALTNLTFGDGNNKALLCSFREFMKALVSQLRSPSDDLRQVTASVLRNLSWRADSSSKQTLREVGAVTGLMKAAMEGRKESTLKSILSALWNLSAHCSTNKVDICAVDGALAFLVDMLSYKAPSKTLAIVENAGGILRNVSSHIAVREDYRSIVRERGCLQVLLQQLRSPSLTVVSNACGALWNLSARCPQDQRLLWDLGAVPMLRSLIHSKHKMISMGSSAALKNLLSARPGCNNLVHLDSTARGLGLPTLPTLVARRQRALEQEIDQNLAETCDNIEPSTSPTNKDDKFSLKVDHSFLGINARALRPYQLHNQPSTSSIKCNGVARSESRDSMRSVTSTHSDTMFERVNRHVLNGLSPTEIQIKQQSSSLHAAVGFESGMSSEGHSKVSSEKKYTLRYKNAIPDRLKSSDGFNGLGDLRCTNSTISWSSAPDQESACSQNLLHSSVEDNLPQSISLKAGSQSSIPDETELNVCTKSEYSTAKMTMDSSSTLSFVGSSSSVKDGFGNVYEKTLHQHNSLNTIQKAISPTVSHRTEGTLFTDYAVTDLDQPTDYSLRYAERSLEDEEKQHSHYFRNTEQELIHEDTLKTYYTEGTPHGMSLNCSRAASASDLQDDRQKKLQERNKDKETLKFQNTVKKVGKGSQGMHYFEAAKDSNVEVDDHSPTVNAVSLKTTLSQVPSSNLQYDDDKYKASNSTTTKSVTEEKYETKNVIFEKNEKCDQNYPANGVNSYVTSTLKASNDSGCKEFELKGDIRNMPCTLNINNYSECLDQVSDGDEDDEDLLTACINIGMQNNRHRHSFIGNNFEKVPRNESTLTRYQTSIALDQMECNSSVDSTMNSLDMKQESEETTDDVSKNKMMENSPNVNIGSDYSQNTSKFMQKTEENKIMKQSNQISQNELGKASSVMDDDNLCNFSLPSNLRNTPELQETIVFNSEPNQQQYLSSIDNQSNEDISSLVHNDLLEDTTNWENEKPETSKDKVPENLSMQQSYTKVTDSESSESIDSVEQSEHALLELCIQSGPTKMDDIQNISLKSNTDEFRQRRINDLDEDKMYNDTCEVDGIKKEETSTKHKTQKGGDATKHVEKEEVYRRQRDPDAMIASLDRLTATLVQQTEAIRERDSSAMKQSILSDTWNEDSPNEISFPSISISAPIIASFKSDVPEDQGTETVSSESGHMTNSKIIQREAIKLAEAVDAEMNRQNELDTTSMTSMDLEAIKPPSSMGSLLSLTASYAGSGDCSESFSNRDRCNSTSLPPLQVKSVSTTDSRGCRKKSLPLGVVAKRALNQTQSHTGSLENLLNECTGSHLESVKPPSMMDELPDVGDMENSMLSVASITSEIAETKDHYSHSLTGSDAMFDLLKPVANVLSITCMRYAEAMQNSANNSLSECLENINPPSLFNEVCEMDESTMEQATETNCSDTLCIDAELYTEEAPPHPIVERIDEVGNDTDEAVTPISSEYCGTSSAESTPRKRSHRNLTPKQKRNLAKERYKTYTIAAEMDKKEKEAEKRENANGEEKVTRGKCSPFSKLTPKQRRQEDRARFQTQVLENPFPDLNQDQNVQREVDNASNQETAEKPETSPVKSSIPMLSKVPGCKTMIKNRIEQKKNRERYRTRTLNDSECIFKDAENGVASNTLEERVTDTTRNIQSDEIQTMLEQNATIVLNTLNESKAIENIENTFLDCETLSLVSNESESERNLRMKFVNGVSKKLIGTCAQQMENVQEPEGDHREAEADTPRSTEDVRFLDAAESESDDESNNTEEPPRETKRPRIIKPGMVRDASNDSNATDKSDPESPKAIRGRRKALYSNPITRKPTPQSSPLKQVNPVSGIPIGRSNTSPIVRATRATTLRQNNNNPNIITKDTPKSNTNPKITPGSTDAEKRTKVLSVAAKRASVPQKGSSLTFTKSVKRHSTPPTCSPSNYQEAKTDVPIKPLERQGTFTKDEPEVENAPTVVSTSSSPIKTKIAKPIRGATSKVHPAVSKPKVAPKTHQAHQSKVTKGTTSEKMQSKALPLLVAPKRLPTGKVSATSKIPGSQNVTQMENGKIFRKVSPLGQRSNSNSSIVSNSSTGAQTRKLAKEATSKIASLWKKVEESKSKQRFEKPDTRQWVQPGNCANGVDGPSPVSNPPAFRLFRSSTFEGVPQENDHPESTLYKSKLKRPLVIGVQPSKAKYRNSCDLSGMNANDAPCKIPVKSSEPATYKKDTVEVEDASVILRKPQHAESSTADAVDPTKRISRLGSFIRVDSAEGAAQTHVNGGNATKVTSEESEGKFRMTDCHSDIVTASTRVTTV; this is encoded by the exons GAAAACACCTAACCGACAACGTAATACGGCAGTTTGAGAAGAATAGAAAAAACGAGACGGGTCAAAATCCTCTGGCCGAGTACAA CAATTTTCGCTATCGACCACGATTCTGTCAGAACTTGGAATCCACAGAGGGCATTCGAGCCGGAGAGCTGACCAGCCGTCTTTTGACTTGGAGAAATCGAAGCCATCGACCAACAACTCTGCAG GAGGACGCGGAAGAGTGCCAGAAAAGAGCAGAAAGATTCTCGGACGAGTGTCGCGTGTCTCGCGGATCGGTGATAGGCGTCAGCGTGGAAGGTGCCGGCTCGTGGAGGGCCCAGAGGCGCCCTCACGACATCGAGCTACCTACGCCCCTGAGCAGCGTCGCGGCGCACGAGCTGGAGTCGTCGGTGGACGGCGCAGCGTTCAACCCCGTCGTCGCAACGGCGACGACGTCCGCGAGATGCCCGCTGCTGAAAACACCGTCGTCCTCTTCAAATTCTTTGCCTGTCAATGCGAACTTCAGGCCAACCTTGTACCTCGGCACCGTGATCGCTGAGACCAGCAAAGAGGATGCTATGGAGCCGGAAGTCAAGGAGGAGGACGAACGAAGGTCGTCCACGCCGAGTCCCGAG ATTTATTCACGAAGAAATAAACGCTATAATGAGGGTGGAAGTAGCGAGGAAGACAACAAACCAGACACATCCCTGCAGGGTCACAGATTACCGTCCTCTTATCGGGGAACTTGGCCCATCAGAAGAGACGTATGGGCCAATCAACAAATGGGCTTTTCCCCTCAACAAAGCACGTCAACTACTGTACATAAT GACGTAGCCAGTGTCATGAGCTTCTCCTCGAACTCTGGCACGGCTCTGGGTTGCTCTACAGAGATGCAGGGCGACCGAAGATTAGGAGCGAAGGTAGACGTAGTGTACAACCTGTTAGGAATGCTAGGAAGCACGGAAGGCAGGGAAGACATGAGCGCCACTCTACTATCAATGAGCAACTCGATAGACAACTGCCTCATAATGAGACAATCAGGGTGTCTACCTCTGTTGGTCCAACTGATCCACGCACCGGGCCAGGATCCCGAGACGAGAGAGAAGGCGTCGCGAGCTCTGCACAATATCGTCCACGCCAAGAGCGACGAGAGGGCTGGACGTCGGGAAGCGAGGGTTCTGCGGTTTCTCGAACAGTTGAGGGACTATTGTCAGGCGTTGAGAACGTCGTTGGAAACAGGACAGGTTCCTGACGATTTGGAAAGGCATCCCGGACCGACGATAGCCGCGTTGATGAAGCTGTCCTTCGACGAAGCACATCGTCACGCCATGTGTCAGCTCGGTGGACTGCACGCGGTTGCAGAGCTCATTGAGATGGACCACATGGCCCACGGCAGCGAATGCGACGACCAGAACTGCATCACTCTACGCAGGTACGCCGGGATGGCGTTGACGAATCTCACGTTCGGCGACGGCAACAATAAAGCGTTGCTCTGCTCCTTCCGGGAGTTCATGAAGGCGTTGGTCTCGCAGCTGAGGAGTCCCAGCGACGACCTCAGACAGGTCACAGCGAGCGTTCTGAGGAACTTGTCGTGGAGAGCAGATAGCAGTAGCAAGCAGACGTTGAGGGAGGTTGGAGCAGTGACTGGACTCATGAAGGCAGCAATGGAGGGCAGGAAGGAATCTACGCTGAAGTCGATACTCTCTGCGCTCTGGAATCTGTCGGCACATTGCAGCACAAACAAGGTAGACATCTGTGCCGTGGACGGCGCGCTGGCATTCCTTGTCGACATGCTGAGCTACAAGGCGCCGTCCAAAACTCTGGCCATCGTCGAAAATGCTGGAGGAATACTGAGGAACGTTTCTAGCCACATCGCAGTCAGGGAGGACTACCGATCCATCGTGAGAGAGAGAGGATGTCTGCAAGTTCTGCTGCAACAGTTACGTTCACCTAGTTTGACCGTCGTCAGCAACGCTTGCGGAGCACTGTGGAACCTCTCCGCCCGATGTCCGCAAGATCAGCGATTACTATGGGACCTGGGTGCAGTCCCCATGCTGCGTAGTCTGATCCACTCTAAGCACAAAATGATCTCCATGGGCTCAAGCGCAGCCTTGAAGAATCTACTAAGCGCAAGACCAGGCTGTAACAATCTGGTCCATCTGGACTCAACGGCACGAGGACTGGGCCTTCCAACCTTGCCCACTTTAGTCGCTCGCAGACAGAGAGCTCTGGAACAAGAGATAGACCAAAACTTGGCCGAAACTTGTGACAATATTGAACCTAGCACGTCCCCGACGAACAAGGACGACAAGTTCTCGCTCAAAGTAGATCACAGCTTCCTGGGGATCAACGCACGTGCTCTGCGCCCCTACCAGCTACACAACCAGCCCAGTACGTCCAGTATAAAGTGCAACGGGGTCGCTAGAAGCGAAAGCAGGGACTCTATGCGCTCCGTGACGAGCACCCATTCCGACACCATGTTCGAACGAGTGAATCGTCACGTCCTGAATGGATTATCTCCCACAGAGATTCAGATCAAACAACAGTCCTCGTCGTTGCACGCTGCGGTTGGTTTTGAAAGTGGGATGTCCAGCGAGGGACACTCCAAAGTCTCCTCCGAGAAGAAGTACACTTTACGTTACAAGAACGCTATTCCGGATCGTCTGAAATCGTCAGACGGTTTCAATGGCCTAGGTGACCTCAGATGCACAAACTCCACCATTTCGTGGTCCTCGGCACCGGACCAGGAATCCGCCTGTTCACAAAACCTGCTGCACTCGTCCGTGGAGGACAATTTACCTCAGAGCATCTCGTTGAAGGCTGGCAGCCAGTCCAGCATCCCTGATGAAACTGAACTGAACGTCTGCACGAAGTCGGAATACTCGACCGCTAAAATGACCATGGACAGCTCGTCCACGTTGTCCTTTGTTGGTAGCAGCTCTTCCGTGAAAGACGGATTCGGGAACGTGTACGAGAAGACACTTCATCAACACAACTCGTTGAATACCATACAAAAAGCAATATCTCCGACCGTCAGTCATCGGACGGAAGGGACGCTGTTCACCGATTATGCTGTTACTGATTTAGATCAGCCGACCGATTACAGCTTGCGTTATGCCGAGCGTAGCTTGGAAGATGAAGAGAAACAACATTCGCATTACTTTAGGAATACTGAGCAAGAGCTGATTCACGAAGACACGCTGAAGACCTATTACACGGAAGGAACGCCTCATGGCATGTCTCTGAACTGTTCTAGAGCAGCCTCTGCTTCGGATCTGCAGGATGATAGGCAGAAAAAGTTGCAGGAGCGGAATAAAGATAAGGAAACACTGAAGTTTCAAAACACGGTGAAGAAGGTTGGAAAAGGAAGTCAGGGAATGCATTACTTTGAAGCTGCTAAGGATAGTAATGTTGAAGTGGATGATCACTCACCTACAGTTAATGCAGTAAG TTTGAAAACTACGCTCTCACAAGTGCCCTCAAGCAATTTACAATATGATGATGACAAATACAAGGCATCTAATTCAACGACAACTAAATCAG ttacagaagaaaaatatgaaactaaaaatgttatatttgaaAAGAATGAAAAGTGCGATCAAAATTACCCTGCAAATGGAGTTAATTCGTATGTGACCAGTACACTGAAGGCTTCTAATGATTCAGGATGTAAGGAATTTGAACTAAAAGGAGATATCCGTAACATGCCATGCACATTAAATATAAACAACTATTCCGAATGTTTAGATCAAGTCAGTGATGGGGATGAGGACGATGAAGATCTGCTTACAGCTTGTATTAATATTGGAATGCAGAATAATAG GCACAGGCATTCATTCATAGGAAACAATTTTGAAAAGGTTCCACGAAATGAAAGTACTTTAACCAGATATCAAACCAGCATAGCACTGGATCAAATGGAGTGCAACTCGTCGGTCGATTCTACCATGAACAGTCTTGATATGAAACAAGAATCTGAAGAAACAACAGACGatgttagtaaaaataaaatgatggaAAATTCGCCAAATGTAAATATTGGATCTGATTACAGTCAAAACACAAGTAAATTTATGCAGAAG ACCGAGGAAAATAAAATCATGAAGCAATCAAATCAAATTTCCCAGAATGAGTTAGGCAAAGCGAGTTCAGTAATGGACGACGATAATCTGTGTAACTTCTCATTGCCCTCGAATTTGAGGAATACTCCAGAGCTGCAAGAGACGATAGTTTTCAATTCCGAACCTAATCAACAGCAATATTTATCCAGTATCGATAATCAATCGAACGAAGATATCTCGTCTTTGGTCCACAATGATCTCCTTGAGGACACTACTAACTGGGAAAACGAAAAACCAGAAACCTCGAAAGACAAAGTTCCAGAGAATTTGTCCATGCAACAATCTTACACGAAAGTAACAGATTCTGAGAGCAGCGAATCCATTGATTCCGTAGAACAATCCGAACATGCGCTGTTAGAATTGTGTATACAGTCTGGACCAACGAAAATGGATGACATTCAAAACATTTCGTTGAAGTCCAATACGGACGAGTTCAGACAAAGACGGATTAACGACTTAGATGAGGATAAAATGTATAACGACACATGTGAAGTAGATGGTATTAAGAAAGAAGAGACTAGCACAAAGCATAAGACGCAGAAAGGTGGAGACGCAACGAAACACGTTGAGAAAGAAGAGGTGTATCGTCGTCAACGGGATCCTGATGCCATGATCGCCTCGCTAGATCGACTAACAGCTACTTTGGTGCAGCAGACGGAAGCGATACGTGAACGGGATTCGAGTGCAATGAAACAGAGTATACTAAGTGACACGTGGAACGAAGATTCGCCTAACGAAATCTCTTTCCCTAGCATCAGCATCAGTGCTCCTATAATTGCCTCGTTCAAGAGTGACGTACCAGAAGACCAAGGTACGGAGACAGTTAGTAGCGAAAGTGGACACATGACGAACTCTAAAATCATTCAAAGAGAAGcaatcaaattggccgaagcaGTCGATGCAGAAATGAACAGACAAAACGAATTAGACACAACTAGTATGACGTCCATGGACTTGGAAGCAATTAAGCCTCCTTCCTCCATGGGAAGCCTGTTGTCTTTGACGGCCAGTTACGCGGGCTCAGGTGACTGCAGCGAGTCGTTCAGTAATCGAGACAGATGTAATTCAACATCCCTTCCTCCACTTCAGGTGAAGAGCGTGTCGACGACAGACTCTCGAGGCTGTCGCAAGAAGTCTCTCCCCCTTGGCGTTGTGGCCAAGCGGGCACTTAATCAAACTCAGAGTCACACGGGAAGCTTGGAGAACCTGTTGAACGAATGCACTGGCTCGCACTTGGAAAGTGTCAAACCACCGTCGATGATGGACGAGCTGCCAGACGTTGGTGATATGGAGAACAGCATGCTGAGCGTTGCAAGCATCACATCGGAAATAGCGGAAACTAAAGACCACTACTCGCACAGTCTAACTGGAAGCGATGCTATGTTCGATTTACTGAAACCTGTCGCGAACGTACTTTCTATAACATGCATGCGTTATGCTGAAGCTATGCAAAACAGCGCGAACAATAGTCTGAGCGAATGCTTGGAAAACATCAATCCTCCTTCATTATTCAACGAAGTCTGCGAAATGGACGAATCAACAATGGAACAGGCTACTGAAACGAACTGTAGCGACACTTTGTGCATCGACGCAGAGTTGTACACCGAAGAAGCCCCTCCACATCCGATCGTAGAAAGGATTGACGAAGTAGGCAACGACACCGACGAAGCTGTTACTCCCATCTCCTCAGAGTACTGCGGTACCAGCTCCGCTGAGTCTACGCCCAGAAAACGGTCGCACAGAAATTTGACACCGAaacagaaacgaaatttagcCAAGGAGAGATACAAAACGTACACTATAGCTGCGGAGATGGACAAGAAGGAAAAGGAAGCTGAGAAACGAGAGAATGCAAACGGAGAAGAGAAGGTTACACGCGGCAAGTGCTCACCGTTTTCTAAATTGACGCCCAAACAACGTAGACAGGAAGACAGAGCCAGGTTTCAGACGCAGGTACTGGAAAATCCTTTTCCTGACTTGAACCAGGATCAGAACGTGCAACGGGAAGTTGATAATGCTTCTAATCAGGAGACTGCAGAGAAGCCTGAAACGTCTCCTGTTAAGTCCTCGATTCCCATGCTGTCCAAAGTCCCTGGCTGTAAAACGATGATAAAGAACCGCATAGAGCAAAAGAAGAACAGGGAAAGATATCGCACGAGAACTCTGAACGACTCTGAGTGTATTTTCAAAGATGCAGAAAACGGTGTCGCTTCAAATACCTTGGAAGAAAGAGTAACTGATACAACGCGCAATATTCAGTCGGACGAAATTCAAACCATGTTAGAACAGAACGCAACTATTGTATTAAATACTCTGAACGAATCGAAGGCGATCGAGAACATAGAAAACACATTCTTGGACTGCGAGACTTTGAGTTTGGTGTCGAACGAGTCAGAGTCAGAACGCAATCTGCGAATGAAGTTCGTTAATGGTGtttctaaaaaattaatagGCACATGTGCTCAGCAAATGGAAAATGTGCAAGAACCGGAAGGCGATCACAGAGAGGCGGAAGCTGATACACCTAGGTCCACGGAGGACGTGAGATTTCTGGATGCGGCAGAGAGCGAAAGCGACGACGAGTCGAACAACACCGAAGAGCCACCTAGAGAGACAAAGAGACCGCGTATCATCAAACCCGGAATGGTGAGAGATGCCAGCAACGATTCGAACGCCACGGACAAGTCTGACCCCGAAAGTCCAAAGGCTATTCGAGGCAGAAGGAAAGCTCTTTATTCAAACCCGATAACGCGGAAACCAACGCCACAGTCCTCCCCATTGAAACAAGTGAATCCCGTCAGTGGAATTCCCATAGGACGCAGCAACACTTCCCCCATTGTGAGAGCTACGAGGGCTACCACTCTCAGACAAAACAATAACAATCCAAACATCATAACTAAAGACACTCCAAAATCAAACACGAATCCTAAAATAACTCCCGGTTCAACGGACGCAGAGAAGAGAACGAAGGTCCTATCGGTAGCCGCAAAGAGAGCGTCGGTGCCGCAGAAGGGATCGTCACTCACTTTCACAAAGTCCGTAAAAAGACACAGCACACCTCCAACGTGCTCTCCATCGAACTATCAAGAAGCTAAGACGGACGTACCTATCAAACCCCTGGAAAGACAGGGAACCTTTACCAAAGACGAGCCGGAAGTAGAGAACGCGCCCACGGTGGTCTCCACATCTTCCTCTCCCATAAAAACGAAGATCGCGAAGCCGATCAGAGGTGCTACCTCCAAAGTGCACCCGGCGGTAAGCAAACCTAAAGTGGCGCCCAAAACGCATCAGGCGCATCAATCAAAAGTGACGAAAGGTACTACTTCGGAGAAGATGCAGTCTAAAGCGTTGCCATTGCTGGTTGCTCCGAAACGTTTGCCCACAGGTAAAGTAAGCGCCACCTCGAAAATTCCTGGTTCTCAGAACGTCACGCAGATGGAGAACGGTAAAATTTTTCGGAAAGTCAGTCCTCTCGGGCAGAGGTCCAACAGCAACTCCAGTATCGTGTCCAATTCATCGACAGGTGCGCAAACCAGAAAGTTAGCCAAAGAGGCGACTAGTAAAATAGCGAGTCTTTGGAAGAAAGTGGAGGAGAGCAAGAGCAAGCAACGCTTCGAGAAACCTGACACCAGGCAGTGGGTGCAGCCTGGCAATTGCGCCAACGGTGTGGACGGTCCATCTCCGGTCAGTAATCCACCAGCCTTTAGATTGTTTCGCAGCTCGACGTTCGAGGGAGTGCCTCAGGAGAACGACCACCCGGAATCGACCTTGTACAAGTCGAAGCTGAAGAGACCGTTGGTGATCGGTGTGCAACCGAGCAAAGCGAAGTACAGGAACTCCTGCGACCTCAGCGGGATGAACGCGAACGACGCTCCGTGTAAGATTCCCGTGAAGTCCAGCGAACCCGCCACGTACAAGAAGGATACCGTAGAAGTAGAGGACGCTTCGGTGATCTTGCGGAAACCGCAGCACGCTGAGTCTTCCACGGCGGATGCGGTGGATCCTACGAAACGTATATCGCGCCTTGGTTCCTTCATAAGAGTAGATTCTGCAGAGGGCGCTGCACAAACGCACGTTAACGGCGGTAAT GCAACCAAAGTAACGTCAGAGGAAAGCGAAGGAAAATTCAGGATGACAGATTGTCACAGCGACATTGTCACGGCTTCTACGAGAGTGACAACAGTATAG